A genomic stretch from Flavobacteriales bacterium includes:
- a CDS encoding PhoH family protein, with translation MSERIFPLENVDPLDFLGAQNKKLSLVKTYFPQLKLVARGNSITVIGPDDHIDQFEIKFNLLMEHLNKYNQLTEGNIERLMVEDAQELGDEGGDVLLHGTNGRMIKARTANQRKMVKLSEKNDLVFAIGPAGTGKTYTAVALAVRALRRKEVRRIVLTRPAIEAGENLGFLPGDLKEKLDPYLQPLYDALRDMIPNEKLQYFIENHVVEIAPLAFMRGRTLDNAFVILDEAQNTTHAQMKMFLTRMGKSARFIITGDASQIDLPRNQRSGLLEALNILHDVDGIAILKLDEKDVIRHRLVKRVIKAYEMQEQKEKEQNS, from the coding sequence TTGAGCGAACGCATATTCCCTTTAGAGAACGTTGATCCCCTCGATTTTTTAGGGGCTCAGAACAAGAAACTCTCGCTGGTCAAAACTTATTTTCCGCAACTGAAACTCGTTGCTCGAGGAAACTCGATCACGGTTATCGGGCCCGATGACCACATTGATCAATTCGAGATCAAGTTCAACTTGCTCATGGAGCATCTGAACAAATACAATCAGCTAACCGAAGGAAACATTGAGCGATTGATGGTCGAGGATGCGCAGGAATTAGGTGATGAAGGGGGCGATGTGCTGTTGCACGGTACTAATGGACGTATGATCAAGGCCCGTACGGCCAACCAGCGCAAGATGGTGAAGCTCTCTGAGAAGAACGATCTGGTGTTTGCGATCGGTCCGGCCGGAACGGGAAAGACCTACACGGCAGTAGCCCTGGCGGTTCGAGCACTTCGACGCAAAGAGGTAAGGAGGATCGTACTCACGCGTCCGGCCATTGAGGCCGGAGAAAACCTCGGTTTTTTGCCGGGCGACCTCAAAGAGAAGCTCGATCCTTACTTGCAGCCGCTGTACGATGCGCTGCGCGATATGATACCGAATGAAAAGCTCCAGTATTTCATCGAGAACCACGTGGTGGAGATCGCTCCATTGGCCTTCATGCGTGGACGTACGCTCGATAATGCCTTTGTGATCTTGGACGAGGCGCAAAATACCACCCACGCGCAGATGAAGATGTTTTTGACGCGGATGGGGAAATCGGCCCGCTTCATCATTACGGGTGACGCTTCGCAGATCGACCTGCCGCGCAATCAACGTTCAGGCCTGTTAGAGGCCTTGAATATTCTGCACGATGTAGATGGGATCGCGATCTTAAAGCTCGACGAAAAGGATGTTATTCGCCAT
- a CDS encoding SAM-dependent chlorinase/fluorinase gives MAIITLTTDYGTKDYHASAVKGSILRELPDATIVDVTHEIRPFNLSEAAYILRNAYKDFPKGTIHIIGIDSELTEDKPHLAVEVDGHYFIGADTGIFALLFPDLRPSAIIELNIAQESDSYSFPARDVFVKGACHLARGGNISLLGSARRAFVERKSIQPSASSNGKEITAAVVYIDHFGNVVTNVTRQFFKDVGKGRDFKIHLPRMRHSKETIKVLRKCYSEMGEGQALALFNSAGHLEIAIAKSDLQTVGGASSLLGIGYGETIKITFE, from the coding sequence ATGGCCATCATAACGCTTACCACGGATTACGGAACTAAAGACTACCACGCCTCGGCGGTCAAAGGCTCCATTCTCCGCGAATTGCCCGATGCCACTATCGTGGACGTTACACACGAGATAAGGCCCTTTAACCTCAGCGAGGCCGCCTACATTTTGCGCAACGCCTACAAGGATTTTCCCAAGGGCACCATTCACATCATCGGTATCGATTCAGAACTCACCGAAGACAAACCCCATTTAGCCGTAGAAGTTGACGGCCACTATTTCATCGGTGCCGACACCGGTATCTTTGCATTGTTGTTTCCCGACTTGCGGCCTTCGGCTATCATTGAGCTCAATATCGCGCAGGAATCGGACAGCTACAGTTTCCCGGCTCGCGACGTATTCGTGAAAGGGGCGTGTCACCTCGCGAGGGGCGGAAATATCTCCCTGCTCGGATCGGCCCGCAGGGCCTTTGTGGAGCGTAAGAGTATTCAGCCCAGCGCCTCGAGCAACGGAAAAGAGATCACCGCGGCGGTGGTGTACATCGACCATTTCGGGAATGTGGTCACCAACGTAACCCGACAGTTCTTTAAGGACGTGGGTAAAGGGCGCGATTTCAAGATCCACTTGCCGCGCATGCGCCACAGCAAAGAGACCATCAAAGTGCTCCGAAAGTGCTACAGCGAAATGGGCGAAGGTCAGGCCCTGGCATTGTTCAACTCGGCCGGACACTTGGAGATCGCGATCGCCAAAAGCGACCTTCAAACCGTTGGTGGCGCTAGTAGTTTGCTGGGCATCGGCTATGGAGAAACCATCAAAATCACCTTCGAATGA
- a CDS encoding antibiotic biosynthesis monooxygenase translates to MIIRIVKMTFRPQAVTEFLHIFEQSKEHIRGFEGCERLELLQHAEQEHVFFTYSWWQHPDHLEAYRHSELFKEVWGNTKALFGDKPEAWSLTKKVEL, encoded by the coding sequence ATGATCATCCGTATCGTCAAGATGACCTTCCGGCCGCAGGCCGTTACCGAATTTTTACACATCTTTGAGCAAAGTAAAGAGCACATTCGCGGCTTCGAAGGGTGCGAACGACTCGAGCTTCTGCAGCACGCTGAACAAGAGCACGTTTTTTTCACTTACTCTTGGTGGCAGCACCCCGATCACCTCGAAGCCTACCGACATTCGGAGCTCTTTAAAGAAGTTTGGGGAAACACGAAGGCATTGTTCGGCGATAAGCCGGAGGCGTGGAGTTTGACGAAAAAAGTAGAGTTGTAA
- the gldF gene encoding gliding motility-associated ABC transporter permease subunit GldF: MWRLFRKEISSFLSSIIGYLVILVFLLITSLFLWVFDGEFNILNAGYALLDPLFIIAPFVFLFLIPAITMRMFADEHKAGTMELLATRPISDVGIVLAKFLAGWTLVALALLPTLLYYYTVHSLGAPVGNIDSGGTIGSYIGLLLLAGAYVSIGLFASSLTSNQIVSFIIALFLSFLLYLGLDNLASWSLFGSFDYLIQQLGMSNHYVSMSRGVIDSRDVLYFFSIMAAFAAGCVTVLQSRKW; this comes from the coding sequence ATGTGGAGACTCTTCCGCAAGGAGATCAGCAGTTTTTTGAGTTCGATCATCGGATACCTGGTGATCCTGGTGTTCTTATTGATCACCTCGCTATTTCTGTGGGTGTTCGACGGCGAATTCAATATCCTCAACGCCGGGTACGCCTTACTGGACCCGCTGTTCATCATTGCCCCCTTTGTATTTCTGTTCCTGATCCCGGCCATCACCATGCGCATGTTCGCCGACGAGCACAAGGCCGGAACCATGGAGCTCCTGGCCACGCGCCCCATCAGCGATGTGGGCATCGTACTGGCAAAATTCCTCGCCGGCTGGACCCTCGTAGCCCTGGCCCTGCTCCCTACCCTATTGTATTACTACACCGTGCACTCCCTCGGCGCCCCGGTCGGAAACATCGACAGCGGCGGCACCATCGGTTCGTACATCGGCCTATTGCTATTGGCCGGCGCCTACGTGAGCATTGGCCTCTTTGCGTCGAGCCTCACCAGCAACCAGATCGTGTCGTTCATCATTGCCCTGTTCCTAAGCTTTCTGCTGTACTTGGGCCTCGATAACCTGGCTTCGTGGTCACTGTTCGGGTCGTTCGACTACCTCATTCAGCAGCTCGGCATGAGCAACCACTACGTCAGCATGAGCCGCGGGGTAATTGATTCGCGCGACGTCCTTTATTTCTTTTCTATAATGGCGGCCTTCGCGGCCGGATGTGTAACTGTACTCCAAAGCAGAAAATGGTGA